A single window of Colletes latitarsis isolate SP2378_abdomen chromosome 11, iyColLati1, whole genome shotgun sequence DNA harbors:
- the Raptor gene encoding regulatory associated protein of MTOR complex 1 isoform X2, which yields MSVTASKPCHEEENSRLTEEDDWKMQLAFCKPRHTATIEGVNCITQTWRLKERMKTVSVALVLCLNVGVDPPDIVKTQPCARLECWIDPLSVSPLKALDTIGSNLQKQYERWQPRARYKQSLDPSVEEVKKLCTSLRRNAKEERVLFHYNGHGVPKPTSNGEIWVFNRTYTQYIPLSVYDLQTWMGAPSIYVYDCSSAGIIVESFQQFAEQHEKEYEMEKQAVQQNRATGVTSTTVPSYKNCIQLAACAANQILPMNPDLPADIFTSCLTTPIKIALRWFIMQNTSKLVPKISLDLIDKIPGQLADRRTMLGELNWIFTAITDTIAWNTFPRDLFQRLFRQDLLVASLFRNFLLAERILRSYDCTPVSCPKLPPTYQHPMWQAWDLALDLCLAQLPSILENKDQFVHSPFFEEQLTAFQVWLTLGSKNRSPPEQLPIVLQVLLSQVHRLRALELLGRFLDLGPWAVNLALSVGIFPYVLKLLQSNARELRPLLVFIWAKILAVDSTCQTDLVRDGGHKYFLSVLQDTSVPSEYRTLAAFVLASIVNDYRQGQVAANHGSLVSICLEQLGDSNPLLRQWLCLCLARLWHNYDKARWCGVRDIAHEKLFTLLLDSVPEVRAASVYALGTFINSVTTRSEHANNIDQIIAITLINTVSHDMCPLVRKELVVALQWMVLHFENSFVTLALAEENSRKDLVVETLSPFSGLRRISSRDRLKMLSPNNTYSVDSTDGFGQDRIKRVSSSSSISSLGNNWEFVRKPCESLGHSSLGNLPSLSYGSVYMKLWHGLCSLDNDPHPAVASMSQKVTNHIRNQVKESSMPKEGIETKISSSLSLPPSPSNRTTYLSTSKGESPPTISSGTDLLRSSRVQSHSNRSRKPIPNTISEEADEVAGIKTPLTTSQFVEWSCAQFAQPVSLESETESMSDMESRAHYEREWRYLRNRRQRREAREEQLRAVQSRVESQVFHARCPHSPEVLTFHPFEPHLAVALKDFFGVWDCQTGAKLTYCASRGNKMSRITALEFINAHDVTLLMTGSDDGSVRVWKNYSSTLSRDPILLTAWQALADIQPSTKTTTAAAGLVTKWEQRSLTLAVTGDVRIVRLWDAETELKKQDIPTGADCCATCIDVDGVGAMMAVGCGDGSVRLFDRRLPPLESRVMIWREHTAWVLDTSLRKSERSTPQLFTGSSSGDIRIFDLRKNSSVNTVQITQGITALAAHEVADIFACGSTNHCISLYNTTGQHLNTIKFHEGFMATRISPVSCLSFHPYRVILAAGCVDNTITAYASESRR from the exons ATGTCAGTAACTGCTTCAAAGCCATGCCACGAGGAAGAGAATTCACGATTGACAGAGGAGGATGATTGGAAAATGCAACTCGCATTTTGCAAACCACGGCATACAGCAACGATCGAGGGTGTAAACTGTATTACACAAACATGGAGACTGAAAGAACGG atgAAAACTGTGAGCGTGGCTTTAGTTTTGTGTTTAAACGTTGGTGTTGATCCGCCAGATATTGTCAAGACACAACCGTGCGCTCGCCTCGAATGCTGGATCG ATCCATTATCGGTGAGCCCATTAAAAGCTTTGGACACTATAGGTTCTAATTTACAAAAACAATACGAACGATGGCAGCCAAGAGCTCGTTATAAACAGAGTTTAGATCCTTCGGTCGAAGAAGTTAAAAAGTTATGTACTTCCTTAAGGCGAAACGCGAAAGAGGAAAGAGTTCTATTTCATTATAATGGGCATGGTGTTCCTAAACCCACTAGTAACGGTGAAATATGGGTATTTAATAGG ACATATACACAATACATTCCTTTGTCTGTATATGATTTACAGACATGGATGGGTGCTCCAAGCATCTATGTATATGATTGTTCTAGCGCAGGTATAATTGTAGAGTCTTTTCAACAATTTGCGGAACAACACGAGAAGGAATACGAG ATGGAAAAGCAGGCAGTTCAGCAGAACAGGGCCACTGGAGTCACAAGCACCACAGTGCCATCTTACAAAAATTGTATTCAGCTGGCAGCATGCGCAGCTAATCAGATTTTACCTATGAATCCAGATTTACCAGCAGATATATTCACATCATGCCTTACAACTCCAATAAAAATTGCATTGCGATG GTTTATAATGCAAAATACATCGAAATTGgtaccaaaaatatcattagACTTAATCGATAA AATTCCAGGACAATTGGCTGATAGAAGAACGATGTTAGGAGAACTTAATTGGATATTTACAGCAATCACTGATACAATAGCTTGGAACACTTTCCCAAGAG ATTTATTCCAGAGATTATTTAGACAAGATTTATTAGTTGCTAGTttgtttagaaattttttacttgCCGAGAGAATACTTAGATCGTATGATTGTACTCCAGTTTCTTGTCCGAAACTACCACCTACTTATCAG CATCCTATGTGGCAAGCATGGGACTTGGCACTTGATCTCTGTTTAGCGCAATTACCATCTATTCTTGAAAATAAAGATCAATTTGTCCACTCCCCCTTTTTCGAGGAGCAACTCACAGCCTTTCAAGTATGGCTTACTCTAGGTTCGAAAAATCGTAGTCCTCCGGAACAATTGCCGATAGTACTCCAAGTCTTATTGAGTCAAGTTCATAGGCTAAGAGCATTGGAATTGTTAGGACGTTTTCTTGATCTTGGCCCGTGGGCTGTGAACTTGGCTCTCAGCGTAGGCATTTTTCCATATGTTTTGAAATTACTTCAAAGCAATGCTAGGGAATTACGTCCGTTGCTCGTTTTTATTTGGGCGAAAATCCTTGCAGTTGACAGT ACTTGTCAAACAGATCTTGTACGCGATGGCGGGCACAAGTACTTTCTATCTGTCCTTCAGGATACTTCAGTGCCG AGCGAATATAGGACATTAGCAGCATTTGTTTTGGCCAGTATTGTAAATGACTATCGACAGGGTCAAGTAGCTGCTAATCATGGTAGCCTTGTTTCAATCTGCTTGGAACAACTCGGAGATTCGAACCCTCTATTGCGCCAGTGGTTGTGTTTGTGTCTTGCAAGACTTTGGCATAATTATGACAAAGCAAGGTGGTGTGGCGTTCGAGATATCGCACACGAGAAGCTGTTTACATTACTGCTGGATTCAGTTCCTGAG GTTCGAGCAGCTAGCGTTTATGCTTTGGGTACATTTATAAATAGCGTAACTACACGGAGCGAACATGCAAATAATATCGATCAAATTATTGCTATAACACTCATTAATACAGTCTCTCATGATATGTGCCCTTTAGTTAGAAAA GAATTAGTAGTAGCACTTCAGTGGATGGTTTTACACTTTGAAAATTCCTTTGTAACGTTAGCTTTAGCTGAAGAGAACAGTCGGAAAGATCTTGTCGTGGAAACATTGTCGCCATTTAGCGGATTGAGACGCATTAGTTCTAGGGATAGATTAAAAATGCTTTCCCCTAATAATACGTACAGTGTAGACAGTACGGATGGATTTGGCCAGGATCGTATTAAGAgggtgtcgtcgtcgtcgtctatTAGTAGTTTAG GAAATAATTGGGAGTTCGTGAGGAAACCTTGCGAGTCACTTG GGCACAGTTCTCTCGGGAATTTGCCAAGTCTTTCCTATGGTAGCGTGTATATGAAACTGTGGCATGGATTATGCAGCCTCGATAATGATCCTCATCCTGCGGTTGCCTCGATGTCCCAGAAGGTCACCAATCATATTCGAAATCAG GTTAAAGAATCTTCTATGCCTAAAGAAGGGATTGAAACGAAAATATCTTCGTCGTTATCTCTTCCACCATCTCCCTCGAATCGTACAACTTACTTAAG CACTAGCAAAGGAGAATCACCACCTACGATAAGCTCTGGCACAGATTTATTGCGTTCTTCGAGAGTACAGTCACATAGCAATCGCTCTAGGAAACCAATTCCTAATACG ATATCGGAGGAAGCGGATGAAGTTGCTGGAATTAAAACGCCACTAACGACTTCGCAATTTGTTGAATGGAGTTGTGCTCAGTTTGCTCAGCCTGTTAGTTTAGAGAGTGAAACTGAATCGATGAGTGATAtggaaagtagagctcattacGAAAGAGAATGGCG TTACCTAAGAAATAGACGACAAAGGCGCGAGGCAAGGGAAGAACAGCTACGAGCAGTACAAAGTAGGGTAGAATCGCAAGTATTCCATGCGAGGTGTCCACATTCCCCAGAAGTTTTAACGTTTCATCCGTTCGAACCTCATTTGGCTGTAGCATTAAAAGATTTCTTTGG AGTATGGGACTGTCAAACCGGTGCAAAGTTAACTTATTGCGCAAGTCGTGGTAATAAAATGTCGCGCATTACGGCTCTTGAGTTTATCAATGCTCACGATGTGACTTTGTTGATGACTGGATCCGATGATGGTTCGGTCAGAGTATGGAAAAATTACAGCAGCACGCTAAGCCGCGATCCGATTTTACTTACCGCGTGGCAGGCACTGGCTGACATACAGCCGTCGACGAAAACAACGACCG CAGCAGCTGGATTAGTTACAAAATGGGAGCAAAGGTCCCTTACTCTGGCTGTCACAGGTGATGTTCGTATTGTCAGGCTCTGGGACGCAGAGACCGAATTAAAGAAACAAGATATACCGACAGGTGCTGATTGTTGCGCTACTTGTATTGATGTTGATGGCGTAG GTGCAATGATGGCAGTCGGTTGCGGTGATGGTTCCGTTCGCTTATTTGATAGAAGATTACCTCCATTAGAATCGAGAGTTATGATCTGGAGGGAGCATACAGCATGGGTGTTGGACACATCTTTGAGAAAATCTGAGAGATCTACACCGCAGTTGTTTACTGGATCGTCATCGGGAGATATTAGAATATTTGATCTTAGGAAAAATTCTTCTGTAAACACTGTACAAATAACACAAGGTATTACAGCACTGGCAGCTCACGAAGTGGCTGATATTTTTGCTTG cGGGTCTACAAATCATTGTATAAGTCTTTACAATACAACGGGTCAACATTTAAATACGATAAAATTTCACGAAGGATTTATGGCTACTCGTATCAGTCCTGTAAGTTGTCTA
- the Raptor gene encoding regulatory associated protein of MTOR complex 1 isoform X5, with product MSVTASKPCHEEENSRLTEEDDWKMQLAFCKPRHTATIEGVNCITQTWRLKERMKTVSVALVLCLNVGVDPPDIVKTQPCARLECWIDPLSVSPLKALDTIGSNLQKQYERWQPRARYKQSLDPSVEEVKKLCTSLRRNAKEERVLFHYNGHGVPKPTSNGEIWVFNRTYTQYIPLSVYDLQTWMGAPSIYVYDCSSAGIIVESFQQFAEQHEKEYEMEKQAVQQNRATGVTSTTVPSYKNCIQLAACAANQILPMNPDLPADIFTSCLTTPIKIALRWFIMQNTSKLVPKISLDLIDKIPGQLADRRTMLGELNWIFTAITDTIAWNTFPRDLFQRLFRQDLLVASLFRNFLLAERILRSYDCTPVSCPKLPPTYQHPMWQAWDLALDLCLAQLPSILENKDQFVHSPFFEEQLTAFQVWLTLGSKNRSPPEQLPIVLQVLLSQVHRLRALELLGRFLDLGPWAVNLALSVGIFPYVLKLLQSNARELRPLLVFIWAKILAVDSTCQTDLVRDGGHKYFLSVLQDTSVPSEYRTLAAFVLASIVNDYRQGQVAANHGSLVSICLEQLGDSNPLLRQWLCLCLARLWHNYDKARWCGVRDIAHEKLFTLLLDSVPEVRAASVYALGTFINSVTTRSEHANNIDQIIAITLINTVSHDMCPLVRKELVVALQWMVLHFENSFVTLALAEENSRKDLVVETLSPFSGLRRISSRDRLKMLSPNNTYSVDSTDGFGQDRIKRVSSSSSISSLGHSSLGNLPSLSYGSVYMKLWHGLCSLDNDPHPAVASMSQKVTNHIRNQVKESSMPKEGIETKISSSLSLPPSPSNRTTYLSTSKGESPPTISSGTDLLRSSRVQSHSNRSRKPIPNTISEEADEVAGIKTPLTTSQFVEWSCAQFAQPVSLESETESMSDMESRAHYEREWRYLRNRRQRREAREEQLRAVQSRVESQVFHARCPHSPEVLTFHPFEPHLAVALKDFFGVWDCQTGAKLTYCASRGNKMSRITALEFINAHDVTLLMTGSDDGSVRVWKNYSSTLSRDPILLTAWQALADIQPSTKTTTGAYISGLVTKWEQRSLTLAVTGDVRIVRLWDAETELKKQDIPTGADCCATCIDVDGVGAMMAVGCGDGSVRLFDRRLPPLESRVMIWREHTAWVLDTSLRKSERSTPQLFTGSSSGDIRIFDLRKNSSVNTVQITQGITALAAHEVADIFACGSTNHCISLYNTTGQHLNTIKFHEGFMATRISPVSCLSFHPYRVILAAGCVDNTITAYASESRR from the exons ATGTCAGTAACTGCTTCAAAGCCATGCCACGAGGAAGAGAATTCACGATTGACAGAGGAGGATGATTGGAAAATGCAACTCGCATTTTGCAAACCACGGCATACAGCAACGATCGAGGGTGTAAACTGTATTACACAAACATGGAGACTGAAAGAACGG atgAAAACTGTGAGCGTGGCTTTAGTTTTGTGTTTAAACGTTGGTGTTGATCCGCCAGATATTGTCAAGACACAACCGTGCGCTCGCCTCGAATGCTGGATCG ATCCATTATCGGTGAGCCCATTAAAAGCTTTGGACACTATAGGTTCTAATTTACAAAAACAATACGAACGATGGCAGCCAAGAGCTCGTTATAAACAGAGTTTAGATCCTTCGGTCGAAGAAGTTAAAAAGTTATGTACTTCCTTAAGGCGAAACGCGAAAGAGGAAAGAGTTCTATTTCATTATAATGGGCATGGTGTTCCTAAACCCACTAGTAACGGTGAAATATGGGTATTTAATAGG ACATATACACAATACATTCCTTTGTCTGTATATGATTTACAGACATGGATGGGTGCTCCAAGCATCTATGTATATGATTGTTCTAGCGCAGGTATAATTGTAGAGTCTTTTCAACAATTTGCGGAACAACACGAGAAGGAATACGAG ATGGAAAAGCAGGCAGTTCAGCAGAACAGGGCCACTGGAGTCACAAGCACCACAGTGCCATCTTACAAAAATTGTATTCAGCTGGCAGCATGCGCAGCTAATCAGATTTTACCTATGAATCCAGATTTACCAGCAGATATATTCACATCATGCCTTACAACTCCAATAAAAATTGCATTGCGATG GTTTATAATGCAAAATACATCGAAATTGgtaccaaaaatatcattagACTTAATCGATAA AATTCCAGGACAATTGGCTGATAGAAGAACGATGTTAGGAGAACTTAATTGGATATTTACAGCAATCACTGATACAATAGCTTGGAACACTTTCCCAAGAG ATTTATTCCAGAGATTATTTAGACAAGATTTATTAGTTGCTAGTttgtttagaaattttttacttgCCGAGAGAATACTTAGATCGTATGATTGTACTCCAGTTTCTTGTCCGAAACTACCACCTACTTATCAG CATCCTATGTGGCAAGCATGGGACTTGGCACTTGATCTCTGTTTAGCGCAATTACCATCTATTCTTGAAAATAAAGATCAATTTGTCCACTCCCCCTTTTTCGAGGAGCAACTCACAGCCTTTCAAGTATGGCTTACTCTAGGTTCGAAAAATCGTAGTCCTCCGGAACAATTGCCGATAGTACTCCAAGTCTTATTGAGTCAAGTTCATAGGCTAAGAGCATTGGAATTGTTAGGACGTTTTCTTGATCTTGGCCCGTGGGCTGTGAACTTGGCTCTCAGCGTAGGCATTTTTCCATATGTTTTGAAATTACTTCAAAGCAATGCTAGGGAATTACGTCCGTTGCTCGTTTTTATTTGGGCGAAAATCCTTGCAGTTGACAGT ACTTGTCAAACAGATCTTGTACGCGATGGCGGGCACAAGTACTTTCTATCTGTCCTTCAGGATACTTCAGTGCCG AGCGAATATAGGACATTAGCAGCATTTGTTTTGGCCAGTATTGTAAATGACTATCGACAGGGTCAAGTAGCTGCTAATCATGGTAGCCTTGTTTCAATCTGCTTGGAACAACTCGGAGATTCGAACCCTCTATTGCGCCAGTGGTTGTGTTTGTGTCTTGCAAGACTTTGGCATAATTATGACAAAGCAAGGTGGTGTGGCGTTCGAGATATCGCACACGAGAAGCTGTTTACATTACTGCTGGATTCAGTTCCTGAG GTTCGAGCAGCTAGCGTTTATGCTTTGGGTACATTTATAAATAGCGTAACTACACGGAGCGAACATGCAAATAATATCGATCAAATTATTGCTATAACACTCATTAATACAGTCTCTCATGATATGTGCCCTTTAGTTAGAAAA GAATTAGTAGTAGCACTTCAGTGGATGGTTTTACACTTTGAAAATTCCTTTGTAACGTTAGCTTTAGCTGAAGAGAACAGTCGGAAAGATCTTGTCGTGGAAACATTGTCGCCATTTAGCGGATTGAGACGCATTAGTTCTAGGGATAGATTAAAAATGCTTTCCCCTAATAATACGTACAGTGTAGACAGTACGGATGGATTTGGCCAGGATCGTATTAAGAgggtgtcgtcgtcgtcgtctatTAGTAGTTTAG GGCACAGTTCTCTCGGGAATTTGCCAAGTCTTTCCTATGGTAGCGTGTATATGAAACTGTGGCATGGATTATGCAGCCTCGATAATGATCCTCATCCTGCGGTTGCCTCGATGTCCCAGAAGGTCACCAATCATATTCGAAATCAG GTTAAAGAATCTTCTATGCCTAAAGAAGGGATTGAAACGAAAATATCTTCGTCGTTATCTCTTCCACCATCTCCCTCGAATCGTACAACTTACTTAAG CACTAGCAAAGGAGAATCACCACCTACGATAAGCTCTGGCACAGATTTATTGCGTTCTTCGAGAGTACAGTCACATAGCAATCGCTCTAGGAAACCAATTCCTAATACG ATATCGGAGGAAGCGGATGAAGTTGCTGGAATTAAAACGCCACTAACGACTTCGCAATTTGTTGAATGGAGTTGTGCTCAGTTTGCTCAGCCTGTTAGTTTAGAGAGTGAAACTGAATCGATGAGTGATAtggaaagtagagctcattacGAAAGAGAATGGCG TTACCTAAGAAATAGACGACAAAGGCGCGAGGCAAGGGAAGAACAGCTACGAGCAGTACAAAGTAGGGTAGAATCGCAAGTATTCCATGCGAGGTGTCCACATTCCCCAGAAGTTTTAACGTTTCATCCGTTCGAACCTCATTTGGCTGTAGCATTAAAAGATTTCTTTGG AGTATGGGACTGTCAAACCGGTGCAAAGTTAACTTATTGCGCAAGTCGTGGTAATAAAATGTCGCGCATTACGGCTCTTGAGTTTATCAATGCTCACGATGTGACTTTGTTGATGACTGGATCCGATGATGGTTCGGTCAGAGTATGGAAAAATTACAGCAGCACGCTAAGCCGCGATCCGATTTTACTTACCGCGTGGCAGGCACTGGCTGACATACAGCCGTCGACGAAAACAACGACCGGTGCTTATATAT CTGGATTAGTTACAAAATGGGAGCAAAGGTCCCTTACTCTGGCTGTCACAGGTGATGTTCGTATTGTCAGGCTCTGGGACGCAGAGACCGAATTAAAGAAACAAGATATACCGACAGGTGCTGATTGTTGCGCTACTTGTATTGATGTTGATGGCGTAG GTGCAATGATGGCAGTCGGTTGCGGTGATGGTTCCGTTCGCTTATTTGATAGAAGATTACCTCCATTAGAATCGAGAGTTATGATCTGGAGGGAGCATACAGCATGGGTGTTGGACACATCTTTGAGAAAATCTGAGAGATCTACACCGCAGTTGTTTACTGGATCGTCATCGGGAGATATTAGAATATTTGATCTTAGGAAAAATTCTTCTGTAAACACTGTACAAATAACACAAGGTATTACAGCACTGGCAGCTCACGAAGTGGCTGATATTTTTGCTTG cGGGTCTACAAATCATTGTATAAGTCTTTACAATACAACGGGTCAACATTTAAATACGATAAAATTTCACGAAGGATTTATGGCTACTCGTATCAGTCCTGTAAGTTGTCTA